From one Spiroplasma endosymbiont of Lasioglossum villosulum genomic stretch:
- a CDS encoding glucose-6-phosphate isomerase, translated as MIKTNLKFTNLDMKELSTLYQEKVTAINAELESNAKNEDGWLGWIDFPFAYQKDITFQESWKRMKTLALKLQKEIQVLVVIGIGGSYLGARAGIDMVQGLFNNTAPVKVIYMGNTMSSTYVHQVLLYLKDKEFAINVISKSGTTTEPAIAFRLLKELLIKQKKNKNIVNNRIIATTDKTRGVLHDLAKEEGYESFVIPDNIGGRYSVLTPVGIFPMMVAGINCEEIIAGAQLAAKECKSDKIDVNNAYLYAVSRYHLHKTNNKAVEILVSYELQMQMLCEWWKQLFGESEGKDGKGLLPASVIFSTDLHSMGQFIQEGSKMFFETVIKIKKPNEDIKIPLDKENNDQLNYLTKHSLHKINNIALQGTIEAHSDEIVGKTPNILLEWDTMDSKMFGYASYFFMKACAVSAKLLGVDPFNQPGVEVYKKKMFTLLGKK; from the coding sequence GTGATAAAAACTAATTTAAAGTTTACTAATTTAGATATGAAAGAATTATCAACTTTATATCAAGAAAAAGTAACGGCGATTAACGCCGAACTGGAAAGTAATGCTAAAAATGAAGATGGGTGATTAGGATGAATTGATTTTCCATTTGCATACCAAAAAGATATTACTTTTCAAGAGTCTTGAAAGCGAATGAAAACTCTAGCATTGAAACTACAAAAAGAAATACAAGTTTTAGTAGTAATTGGTATTGGTGGATCATATTTAGGTGCTAGAGCAGGAATTGATATGGTGCAAGGTTTATTTAATAATACTGCTCCTGTTAAAGTAATTTATATGGGTAATACTATGAGTTCAACTTATGTTCACCAAGTTTTATTATATTTAAAAGATAAAGAATTTGCCATTAATGTTATTTCTAAATCAGGAACTACTACTGAACCAGCAATTGCCTTTCGTTTGTTAAAAGAACTATTAATTAAACAAAAGAAAAATAAGAATATTGTTAATAACAGAATTATCGCTACTACTGATAAAACAAGAGGAGTACTCCATGATTTGGCAAAAGAAGAAGGATATGAAAGCTTTGTTATCCCCGATAATATCGGTGGTAGATACTCTGTTTTAACTCCTGTTGGTATTTTTCCGATGATGGTAGCAGGAATTAACTGTGAAGAAATTATTGCTGGTGCACAATTAGCAGCAAAAGAATGTAAAAGTGATAAAATTGATGTTAATAATGCTTATTTATATGCAGTTTCTCGCTATCATTTACATAAAACTAATAATAAAGCAGTTGAAATTTTAGTAAGCTATGAATTACAAATGCAAATGTTATGTGAATGATGAAAACAATTATTTGGTGAATCAGAAGGTAAGGATGGCAAAGGATTATTACCAGCTAGTGTTATTTTTTCAACTGATTTACATTCAATGGGCCAATTTATTCAAGAAGGTTCAAAAATGTTTTTTGAAACAGTAATAAAAATCAAAAAACCTAATGAAGATATCAAAATTCCACTTGATAAAGAAAACAATGATCAATTAAACTATTTAACAAAACATTCTTTACATAAAATTAATAATATTGCCTTACAAGGAACTATTGAAGCTCATAGTGATGAAATAGTAGGAAAAACTCCAAATATTTTATTAGAATGGGATACAATGGATAGCAAAATGTTTGGTTATGCTAGTTATTTCTTTATGAAGGCTTGTGCTGTTAGTGCAAAATTATTAGGTGTTGACCCATTTAACCAACCTGGTGTTGAAGTATACAAAAAGAAAATGTTTACATTATTAGGTAAAAAATAA
- a CDS encoding S1 RNA-binding domain-containing protein gives MSTIIKNEENESNVQQFQVGDIITVTPTGIKEFGVFCKCPNGFSGLIHISRITPKFVKNVSDYFTIGTSVKAEITGIDHTKQQLSLSTKEQGLVAKNNSSIEENGKGFAPIRETVDNWFKKEENN, from the coding sequence ATGAGTACAATTATTAAAAATGAAGAAAATGAATCAAATGTTCAACAATTTCAAGTTGGTGATATTATTACCGTAACTCCAACTGGAATAAAGGAATTTGGAGTTTTTTGTAAGTGTCCAAATGGATTTTCTGGTTTAATTCACATTAGTCGTATTACCCCTAAATTTGTTAAAAATGTTAGTGATTATTTTACAATTGGTACATCAGTTAAAGCAGAAATAACAGGTATTGATCATACTAAACAACAATTAAGTTTAAGTACAAAAGAACAAGGATTAGTGGCAAAGAATAATTCTTCAATTGAAGAAAATGGTAAAGGATTTGCACCAATAAGAGAAACTGTTGATAATTGATTTAAAAAAGAAGAAAATAATTAA
- a CDS encoding SGNH/GDSL hydrolase family protein: MRLYNLTCATLLSSLSLLTINSKHCYLNKEERAIEQVDNLYVIGDSLSDNGALVGAGTQFFKGNKILPKIQEIKIEEPYHNNQFCNGPNAVSIVANYFHKPLTPAWKFQKIPFVGKTYQQIGENYAIGAARLGYSIYPGGFFVSKFSAQAQVTSLLSQHKNINDHDWVLYVMGANDLLAVMQDTTSPFLTWKLYLDSAILNEKISLMRLLKHHVANIVVTDVPDISETPAYNNDPILETKATAAFKYFHSQWKAMIKTLKEDYPKQINDFELSSVVKQTLNDLGKRGMNIKEGASDISFYESFLKDGILQPKLNPGVTLETVNNYFFVDTVHPTEIPSKVIGMQLAHFITNKIKQNLND, translated from the coding sequence ATGCGTTTATATAACTTAACGTGTGCTACACTTTTAAGCTCATTATCTTTATTAACTATTAATTCAAAGCATTGTTATTTAAATAAAGAAGAACGAGCTATAGAACAAGTTGATAATTTATACGTTATTGGTGATAGTTTATCAGATAATGGTGCACTTGTTGGAGCTGGAACACAATTTTTTAAAGGTAATAAAATCCTTCCAAAAATTCAAGAAATTAAAATTGAGGAACCTTATCATAATAATCAGTTTTGTAATGGTCCAAATGCAGTTAGTATTGTAGCAAATTATTTTCATAAACCTTTAACACCAGCATGGAAATTTCAAAAAATACCATTTGTTGGCAAAACTTATCAACAAATTGGCGAAAATTATGCTATTGGTGCTGCTAGATTAGGATATAGTATTTATCCAGGTGGATTTTTTGTTAGTAAATTTTCAGCACAAGCACAAGTTACTTCTCTACTTTCACAACATAAAAATATTAATGATCATGATTGAGTACTATATGTAATGGGCGCTAATGATCTTTTAGCAGTAATGCAAGATACAACTTCTCCTTTCTTAACATGAAAACTTTATTTAGATTCTGCAATCCTTAATGAAAAAATATCACTAATGCGACTACTTAAACATCATGTAGCGAATATTGTTGTTACTGATGTTCCAGATATTAGTGAAACTCCTGCTTATAATAATGATCCTATCCTAGAAACAAAAGCAACAGCAGCTTTTAAATATTTTCATTCACAATGAAAAGCAATGATAAAAACTTTAAAAGAAGATTACCCAAAACAAATTAATGATTTTGAACTTTCATCAGTTGTTAAACAAACATTAAATGATTTAGGTAAAAGGGGAATGAATATTAAAGAAGGAGCTAGTGATATTAGTTTTTATGAATCATTTTTAAAAGATGGGATTTTACAACCCAAATTAAATCCGGGTGTAACTTTAGAAACAGTTAATAACTACTTTTTTGTCGATACTGTTCATCCAACTGAAATACCATCAAAAGTAATTGGTATGCAGTTAGCTCATTTTATTACTAATAAAATTAAACAAAATTTAAATGATTAA
- a CDS encoding 5-formyltetrahydrofolate cyclo-ligase, which produces MEIKDKISLRTIYLKKLKNVSKNNYQKWNKIIFNKFNESHYFKQNNVFALYNSLPYEVETKEIIELLWKNLKQVCLPRMNGEHLKFYFINSWNDIVFDNDFKIGQPSLNCQKVIGSQINCILVPLIAFDKDYYRIGYGKGFYDRYLSKNKFNFSKIGLGFAIQKIPYIINHDNWDIPLDYIFTN; this is translated from the coding sequence ATGGAAATTAAGGATAAAATTAGTTTAAGAACCATTTATTTAAAAAAATTAAAAAATGTTTCTAAAAATAATTATCAAAAGTGAAATAAAATTATTTTCAATAAATTTAATGAATCACATTATTTTAAACAAAATAATGTATTTGCTCTTTATAATTCCTTACCATATGAAGTAGAAACTAAAGAAATTATTGAATTATTATGAAAAAATCTAAAACAAGTTTGTTTACCAAGAATGAATGGTGAACATTTGAAATTTTACTTTATTAATAGTTGAAACGATATCGTATTTGATAATGATTTTAAAATTGGACAACCAAGTTTAAATTGCCAAAAAGTTATAGGAAGTCAAATTAATTGTATATTAGTACCATTGATTGCCTTTGATAAAGATTATTACCGTATTGGTTATGGTAAAGGTTTTTACGACCGTTATTTATCTAAAAATAAATTTAACTTTAGTAAAATAGGACTTGGTTTTGCTATTCAAAAAATTCCTTATATAATTAATCACGATAATTGAGATATACCATTAGATTATATTTTTACTAATTAA
- the sufU gene encoding Fe-S cluster assembly sulfur transfer protein SufU has protein sequence MNSFNNNQDYYRKLIVEHYSNPKNKGFKNLPNSLTYHQNNESCVDNFHVEISIKNKVINSARFTGIGCAISTAATDLFCILIEGKRISQIKEIIINYQAMLSEKQFNDKIIENMIAFKNVPRQRNRIKCALIGINGINKIIEKECEKNGNGN, from the coding sequence ATGAATTCTTTTAATAACAATCAAGACTATTATCGCAAACTAATTGTTGAACACTATAGTAATCCAAAAAATAAAGGTTTTAAAAATTTACCAAATAGTTTGACATATCATCAAAACAATGAATCATGTGTTGATAATTTTCATGTTGAAATTTCTATTAAAAATAAAGTTATTAATAGCGCACGCTTTACTGGAATTGGGTGTGCTATTTCAACTGCAGCAACCGATCTTTTTTGTATTTTAATTGAAGGTAAAAGAATATCACAAATAAAAGAAATTATTATTAATTATCAAGCAATGTTATCAGAAAAGCAATTTAATGATAAAATAATTGAAAATATGATTGCTTTTAAAAATGTACCAAGACAGCGTAATCGAATTAAATGTGCCCTTATTGGTATTAATGGTATTAATAAAATAATTGAGAAAGAATGTGAAAAAAATGGAAATGGAAATTAA
- a CDS encoding aminotransferase class V-fold PLP-dependent enzyme yields MNKKININDNTFKTDFPFFKNNPDLVYLDTAASSLKPQIVIDAVSDYYEKYCINPHSQDYQLAVKGNDIFEDTRKTISKFINSNENEIVFCPSATFAYNQIAFGLEKYLQENDEILLTTLEHSSLLLPFYRLIQTKKIKIKFIETNKQGVITVESLKKVLTPKTRIVAFANINNSLAIENDTETLTNFIKEYGKKNVKSDNWIFKNILVIIDGAQSIGHIKTDVKNWNIDFFGFSGHKVFGPTGIGVFWGKNKWLNILDPLILGGGMNGDIYENGKFNLLDSPYRFEGGTQNIAGVFGLGAAIKYLLNIGIENIRNHEILLKKYAIEQLTAHLGNNIEIYNIDGNSSNIIFNIKKVFAQDVANFLGTQNICVRSGTYCAKLLPNIINTEVTIRLSFYIYNCKKDIDLLVIALKKGINEGGDFLNEFF; encoded by the coding sequence ATGAATAAAAAAATAAACATTAATGATAATACCTTTAAAACTGATTTTCCCTTTTTTAAAAATAATCCTGATTTAGTTTATTTAGATACAGCCGCTTCTTCACTAAAACCACAAATAGTTATTGATGCTGTTAGCGATTATTATGAAAAATATTGTATTAATCCACATAGTCAAGATTATCAACTTGCTGTTAAGGGAAATGATATATTTGAAGATACTAGAAAAACAATTAGTAAATTTATTAATAGTAACGAAAACGAAATAGTTTTTTGTCCTTCAGCAACTTTTGCTTATAATCAAATTGCTTTTGGCTTAGAAAAATATTTACAAGAAAATGATGAAATTTTATTAACCACTTTAGAACATAGCTCATTACTCTTACCATTTTATCGTTTGATACAAACTAAAAAAATTAAAATAAAATTTATTGAAACAAATAAACAAGGAGTCATTACTGTTGAAAGTTTAAAAAAAGTTTTAACACCTAAAACCAGAATAGTTGCTTTTGCAAATATTAATAATTCTTTAGCAATAGAAAATGATACTGAAACATTAACTAATTTTATTAAAGAATATGGTAAAAAAAATGTTAAAAGTGATAATTGAATTTTTAAAAATATTTTAGTAATAATAGATGGTGCACAATCAATAGGACATATAAAAACTGATGTTAAAAATTGAAATATTGATTTTTTTGGATTTTCTGGTCATAAAGTTTTTGGTCCAACTGGAATCGGTGTCTTTTGAGGAAAAAACAAATGATTAAATATACTAGATCCACTAATATTGGGCGGGGGCATGAATGGTGATATTTATGAAAATGGTAAATTTAACTTATTAGATAGTCCTTATCGTTTTGAAGGTGGAACACAAAATATTGCAGGTGTATTTGGACTGGGTGCAGCTATTAAGTATTTATTAAACATTGGTATTGAAAATATTAGAAATCATGAAATTTTACTAAAAAAATACGCAATTGAACAATTAACAGCACATTTAGGAAATAATATTGAAATTTATAATATTGATGGCAATAGTAGTAACATAATATTTAATATTAAAAAAGTATTTGCACAAGATGTTGCTAATTTTTTAGGAACACAAAATATATGCGTACGCAGTGGAACTTATTGTGCTAAATTATTACCTAATATAATTAACACCGAAGTAACAATTCGTCTTAGTTTTTACATATATAATTGTAAAAAAGATATTGACTTATTAGTAATAGCTTTAAAAAAAGGGATTAATGAAGGAGGAGATTTTTTAAATGAATTCTTTTAA
- a CDS encoding HIT family protein: MTNKVCIFCTIIKDTNNLIFEDTNTAAFMDINPVTKGHILVIPKQHFETFIDTTPKIVSDVSITTHKIVNLLIKTIPEIKGFNILTNNGSEAFQEVFHYHVHIIPKYIREKGFLINRTKENVTIDDINNIKKILKSQLM; this comes from the coding sequence ATGACAAATAAAGTATGCATTTTTTGTACAATTATTAAAGATACAAATAACTTAATTTTTGAAGATACAAATACAGCAGCATTCATGGATATCAATCCCGTAACTAAAGGACACATTCTAGTAATTCCAAAGCAACATTTTGAAACTTTTATTGATACTACACCCAAAATAGTGAGTGATGTTAGTATCACAACTCATAAAATTGTTAATTTGCTAATAAAAACTATTCCCGAAATTAAAGGATTTAATATTTTAACTAATAATGGTAGCGAAGCATTTCAAGAAGTGTTTCATTATCATGTTCATATTATTCCAAAATATATTCGTGAAAAAGGGTTTTTAATTAATAGGACAAAAGAAAATGTTACAATTGATGATATTAATAATATTAAAAAAATACTAAAATCACAATTAATGTAA